A part of Phoenix dactylifera cultivar Barhee BC4 chromosome 2, palm_55x_up_171113_PBpolish2nd_filt_p, whole genome shotgun sequence genomic DNA contains:
- the LOC120110002 gene encoding uncharacterized protein LOC120110002, with translation MKATKRIQKKQWRAKTTTSIKSLPHDLIVEIVAQLVSLSSTPVSDLENLQMTCKMFRTASKAKLVGQHISLEKEWSMHWWNKERYFAILNNCAAAGNLKACFILGLENVFNLESLNLGLRYLEKAMVGGHDAATYTMGILLFGDHRTRQIGMEYLNKIGVVSGGTEDSERMKFQNPYFEQCRRQIQRLNCTGLGSVLEFPMILQLLAF, from the exons ATGAAAGCCACAAAAAGAATACAGAAGAAGCAATGGAGAGCTAAAACTACTACAAGCATCAAGTCTCTTCCACATGATCTCATCGTAGAGATCGTTGCTCAGCTAGTTTCATTGTCTTCAACACCAGTATCCGATCTCGAAAACCTACAGATGAC GTGCAAGATGTTTAGAACGGCATCAAAAGCAAAGTTGGTTGGACAACATATTTCTTTGGAGAAAGAATGGAGCATGCATTGGTGGAACAAGGAGCGTTACTTCGCTATTCTCAATAATTGCGCCGCAGCCGGAAATCTTAAAGCTTGTTTTATACTTGGACTG GAGAATGTCTTCAATCTGGAAAGCCTGAACTTAGGGTTACGCTATCTCGAGAAGGCGATGGTCGGTGGCCACGATGCCGCAACGTACACAATGGGCATCCTACTCTTTGGCGATCACCGGACTCGGCAGATTGGCATGGAATACCTGAACAAAATTGGAGTTGTTTCTGGTGGAACTGAGGATTCTGAGAGGATGAAGTTTCAGAACCCCTACTTCGAGCAGTGCCGGAGGCAG atccagaggcttaatTGCACGGGATTGGGAAGTGTGTTAGAGTTTCcgatgattcttcagttattggcattttag
- the LOC120110001 gene encoding uncharacterized protein LOC120110001 has product MDGDVSAAVCGSHNGNGRSLAPRQGYLSHERKPMLCQLTNRGTNFTKKKRRVNVLHGVKTPFNCKITIKLQFCHKPNCEGPGSGCHDPRFIGADGAVFYFHGRKDEHFSLVSDPHLQINARFIGLRPAGRTRDFTWIQALGFMYGSHNFTVEAAHVKQWSNDVDHLKFSYDGKPLLVPEGHLSHWKSPDTELTLERTGTRNSIMVVLEGIAEAMLKVVPITKEDDELHNYQIPSDDSYAHLEVQFRFFGLSPQVEGVLGRTYRPDYENTVKRGVLMPVVGGEDKYKTSSLLSADCKLCSFSLKEDNEIELRILR; this is encoded by the exons ATGGATGGCGATGTTTCTGCTGCTGTTTGTGGCAGCCACAATGGAAATGGGAGGAGCCTGGCCCCAAGACAAGGTTACTTGTCGCATGAAAGGAAGCCCATGCTTTG CCAGCTAACGAATAGAGGAACTAActtcactaaaaaaaaaagaagagtcaATGTTCTGCATGGTGTGAAAACTCCATTTAATTGCAAGATCACTATCAAATTGCAGTTTTGCCACAAACCCAACTGCGAAGGCCCAGGGTCTGGTTGTCATGACCCTCGCTTCATTGGTGCTGACGGTGCTGTGTTCTATTTTCATGGGAGAAAGGATGAGCACTTCAGCCTGGTCTCCGACCCTCACCTCCAGATCAATGCCCGTTTCATTGGCCTCCGGCCTGCCGGCAGGACCCGCGACTTCACTTGGATTCAAGCTCTTGGGTTCATGTATGGTTCTCACAACTTCACTGTCGAGGCAGCTCATGTAAAGCAATGGAGCAACGACGTTGATCACCTGAAGTTCTCTTACGATGGAAAGCCTTTGCTGGTCCCAGAAGGACACCTCTCCCATTGGAAGTCACCAGATACAGAGCTGACTCTGGAGAGGACTGGAACCAGAAACAGCATCATGGTCGTGCTTGAGGGGATTGCAGAGGCCATGCTCAAGGTGGTTCCAATCACCAAGGAAGATGATGAGTTACACAACTATCAGATACCATCAGATGATTCCTACGCACATTTGGAGGTGCAGTTCAGATTCTTTGGGCTCTCACCTCAAGTGGAAGGAGTTCTGGGAAGAACATACCGTCCTGACTACGAGAATACGGTAAAGCGAGGCGTGCTGATGCCTGTAGTTGGTGGAGAAGACAAATATAAGACTTCATCACTCCTCTCTGCAGACTGCAAGCTGTGTTCGTTTTCTCTCAAGGAAGACAACGAGATAGAGTTGCGCATCCTGCGCTGA